A region of bacterium DNA encodes the following proteins:
- a CDS encoding RNA-binding protein yields the protein MGKKLYVGNLSYGVTSETLQQVFSAHGKVESADVIIDRMTGRGKGFGFVEMSTDAEAVAAIAATNGQDLDGRAMIVNEARPPAPRVGGGAGGGGGFGGSRGGGGDRDRKGGFGGGRGGAGGGFGGGRGGAGGRR from the coding sequence ATGGGTAAGAAACTGTATGTTGGCAATCTGAGTTATGGCGTCACAAGCGAAACACTGCAACAGGTGTTCTCTGCACATGGCAAAGTGGAATCGGCGGACGTGATCATTGATCGCATGACCGGTCGCGGCAAGGGCTTTGGCTTTGTCGAGATGAGCACCGATGCGGAAGCGGTGGCGGCGATCGCGGCCACGAACGGGCAGGACCTTGATGGTCGCGCCATGATCGTGAACGAAGCGCGTCCTCCGGCCCCCCGCGTTGGCGGCGGTGCTGGTGGTGGTGGCGGGTTCGGCGGCAGCCGTGGTGGTGGCGGTGATCGCGATCGCAAGGGCGGTTTCGGTGGCGGTCGCGGCGGCGCGGGCGGTGGCTTCGGCGGTGGCCGTGGCGGCGCCGGCGGTCGTCGGTAA
- a CDS encoding DUF2723 domain-containing protein, with translation MLSNKATPAVKTQEQPEEPTESLLHFFKPEDWVAAFLTTLISGLAFFYYMAPEVTLQDSGELVTGAFSFGVPHPPGYPLWALLGYIWSHFIIPFGNPAWRMALMSVFTGALTVGFTTIIMTRSLRLLLHSLPWSDATNERLHHWMALFIGSSCALLFGFNRGVWLWACVSEMRVLNVFSFVLISCVFFAWMMQPHRRGFLYAMLLIFGLSLSNHQTIAVMAVPFAVGIFAIGLDQFLALRRKSPSAPGQFSLFMKTQSNFFELATAGFFSLLVGLIIWAWLITPDTTAMFTSTTFWQGIACGVLGMAGIIIARTTDWWNTRRSLICALFFMAGVSVYIYMPLAAATNPPMNWGYAATKEGFVHAVTRGQYQKIEVASFFSYDFLMKIKLFIQAMVNQYSFPESVFSHFPAALRPLLEAINMLTLPLLGLVSPIAILLLWNRIKPRGRSWMIFVWVAFLITSLGLLTIINPKLDRQDQEINIKFFAPAHGFYAMLIGYGIAVLFSIFAWKKKVMGPVIVRLACVALLAMPLVTWKQNWSLCNLRGYDFGYLFGYLMFNPGNGYEPMEKDAVLYGGTDPGRFVPTYMIFCESRVAPKDRFRDKAFDRSDVYIITQNALADTTYMSYIRDHYDYSRPKNDGPFQRLLKRDQTYPIQPIYIPSADDNNRAFQEYVRDVQTGKIPASADIKIENGRVSVQGVGGVMTINGILARWIFDKNKDKHAFYIEESYVIPWMYTFLTPYGVIMKIEKDPVPSPQENPKLWADIVAKDRVYWDKLTKDFIDRDDFRRNSDAKKSFSKMRSAIAGLYAARGVIGEAEYAFKQSRDLCPESPEACFRLADLYMRQQRYSEAAKVMEGYQELDPYNSNAANFLNSIRNAEKDNLHRQELEKLMASGKLDFNNAMDLATTYLRLGMEAQFQGLTRSLIDTPTLPPETCLTIAQLFEANKRWDLRIYALQKYLTREPNAFKSWIDLAYTQFVINKPQEAFGSLKKAVEVGGEVARGLLRDDPRFTPLRESPPFKALVPPLKSRNLDAFPMMAPGL, from the coding sequence ATGTTATCAAATAAAGCGACCCCAGCCGTAAAGACACAGGAGCAACCCGAAGAACCCACCGAAAGCCTGCTGCATTTTTTCAAACCTGAAGATTGGGTTGCCGCGTTTCTCACCACACTAATCTCGGGCCTGGCGTTCTTTTACTACATGGCGCCAGAGGTCACGTTACAGGATTCCGGCGAACTGGTAACCGGGGCATTCTCTTTCGGTGTCCCCCATCCCCCGGGCTATCCGCTCTGGGCGTTACTGGGCTATATCTGGAGCCACTTCATCATTCCCTTCGGCAATCCGGCCTGGCGCATGGCATTGATGTCCGTCTTCACGGGCGCCCTGACCGTCGGCTTTACCACCATCATTATGACCAGGAGCTTGCGACTGCTCCTTCACTCCCTTCCCTGGAGCGACGCCACCAATGAGCGACTCCATCACTGGATGGCGCTCTTTATCGGCTCAAGCTGTGCGCTCCTCTTCGGCTTCAACCGGGGCGTCTGGCTCTGGGCCTGCGTCTCCGAAATGCGCGTGCTGAACGTCTTCTCGTTCGTCCTGATCAGTTGCGTTTTCTTCGCCTGGATGATGCAGCCCCATCGCCGCGGCTTCCTCTATGCCATGTTGCTCATTTTCGGGCTCAGCCTCTCCAATCACCAGACTATTGCAGTCATGGCGGTCCCCTTTGCCGTAGGCATCTTCGCCATCGGACTGGACCAATTTCTCGCCTTGCGACGAAAATCCCCGAGCGCACCGGGCCAATTCAGCCTGTTCATGAAGACCCAGTCCAATTTCTTTGAACTCGCCACTGCCGGTTTTTTCAGCCTGCTGGTCGGCCTGATCATTTGGGCCTGGCTCATCACTCCCGATACGACGGCCATGTTCACAAGCACGACGTTCTGGCAGGGCATTGCCTGCGGGGTCCTCGGTATGGCAGGCATCATCATTGCCCGGACAACCGACTGGTGGAATACGCGCCGCTCGCTGATTTGCGCCCTCTTCTTCATGGCCGGCGTGAGCGTGTACATCTATATGCCGCTCGCCGCCGCTACCAACCCCCCCATGAACTGGGGCTATGCCGCCACCAAGGAAGGCTTTGTCCACGCCGTCACCCGCGGCCAATACCAGAAAATCGAAGTGGCGAGCTTCTTCAGCTATGACTTCCTGATGAAGATCAAACTCTTCATCCAGGCCATGGTCAACCAATACTCTTTCCCGGAAAGTGTCTTCAGCCATTTCCCTGCAGCGTTGCGCCCGCTCCTCGAAGCCATCAATATGTTGACGTTACCCCTGCTGGGGCTCGTGTCACCCATCGCGATCCTGCTGCTCTGGAATCGCATCAAACCCCGCGGCCGGTCATGGATGATCTTTGTCTGGGTCGCCTTCCTGATCACCAGCCTGGGCCTGCTGACGATCATTAATCCGAAACTGGACCGGCAGGACCAGGAAATCAACATCAAGTTCTTCGCGCCCGCCCATGGGTTTTACGCCATGCTGATCGGCTACGGGATTGCCGTGCTGTTCAGTATTTTCGCCTGGAAGAAAAAAGTGATGGGACCCGTCATCGTCCGCCTGGCCTGTGTGGCGCTCCTCGCCATGCCGCTTGTCACATGGAAGCAGAACTGGTCGCTTTGCAACCTGCGCGGTTATGACTTCGGCTATCTCTTTGGCTACCTGATGTTCAACCCGGGCAACGGCTATGAGCCCATGGAAAAGGACGCGGTCCTTTACGGGGGAACTGACCCGGGCCGCTTTGTTCCCACCTACATGATCTTCTGCGAGAGTCGCGTGGCCCCAAAGGACCGGTTCCGCGATAAAGCCTTCGACCGGTCCGATGTCTACATCATTACGCAGAACGCACTGGCTGACACCACCTACATGAGCTACATCCGCGATCATTACGACTACTCGCGGCCGAAGAATGACGGACCGTTCCAGCGCCTGCTCAAGCGCGACCAAACCTATCCGATCCAGCCTATCTATATTCCTAGCGCCGATGACAATAATCGCGCCTTTCAGGAATATGTACGGGATGTGCAGACGGGGAAAATCCCTGCTAGTGCGGACATCAAAATCGAAAATGGACGCGTCAGTGTTCAAGGGGTGGGCGGCGTGATGACGATCAATGGCATCCTTGCCCGCTGGATTTTCGACAAGAACAAAGACAAGCACGCCTTCTACATCGAGGAAAGTTATGTCATTCCCTGGATGTACACCTTCCTGACACCTTACGGTGTGATCATGAAAATCGAAAAGGACCCGGTGCCTTCCCCTCAGGAAAACCCGAAACTCTGGGCGGATATCGTCGCCAAGGATCGGGTATACTGGGACAAACTCACCAAGGACTTTATCGACCGCGATGATTTTCGACGCAACTCCGACGCCAAAAAATCGTTTTCAAAGATGCGTTCAGCCATTGCCGGCCTGTACGCCGCCCGGGGCGTGATCGGCGAAGCGGAATACGCTTTCAAGCAATCCCGCGATCTCTGCCCGGAAAGCCCCGAAGCCTGCTTCCGACTGGCAGACCTCTACATGCGCCAGCAGCGCTACAGCGAAGCGGCCAAGGTGATGGAGGGCTATCAGGAACTTGACCCGTACAACTCCAATGCCGCCAATTTCCTTAACTCCATCCGGAACGCCGAGAAGGATAATCTCCACCGACAGGAACTGGAAAAGCTGATGGCTAGCGGCAAACTCGATTTCAACAACGCCATGGATCTGGCCACCACCTATCTCCGGCTCGGCATGGAAGCTCAATTCCAAGGACTGACCCGCAGCCTGATTGATACCCCCACCCTCCCGCCCGAGACCTGCCTGACCATTGCCCAATTATTCGAGGCCAACAAGCGTTGGGATCTCCGTATTTATGCCCTCCAGAAGTATCTGACCCGCGAACCCAACGCGTTCAAAAGCTGGATTGACCTGGCCTACACCCAATTCGTCATCAATAAGCCTCAAGAAGCATTCGGGTCCTTGAAGAAGGCCGTAGAAGTCGGCGGCGAAGTAGCCCGCGGTCTCCTGAGGGATGACCCGCGCTTCACACCGCTGCGCGAATCCCCGCCGTTTAAAGCCCTTGTACCGCCCTTGAAAAGCAGGAATCTGGATGCCTTCCCGATGATGGCCCCAGGGCTTTAA
- a CDS encoding excisionase family DNA-binding protein: MNAMTQKVIETVLTADTSVTLDQRDAVMSILNGRIPRQWPPLRDLLERNQISLNSAGQNPLGPKPYLRRHEAAKYLGCSVRQVDVMKHDGELPFHMLGRRLIVFSRTDLDALMAKYKVA, translated from the coding sequence ATGAATGCCATGACACAAAAGGTCATCGAGACAGTCCTGACCGCTGACACGAGCGTCACGTTGGATCAGCGAGATGCTGTTATGAGTATTCTTAATGGGCGTATTCCCAGGCAGTGGCCACCCCTTCGCGACCTTCTTGAAAGAAATCAGATTTCTTTAAACTCCGCAGGGCAAAATCCTTTGGGCCCAAAACCGTATCTCAGACGCCATGAAGCTGCGAAATATCTCGGGTGTAGTGTTCGTCAGGTCGACGTGATGAAACACGATGGCGAACTACCCTTCCACATGCTGGGACGCCGCCTGATCGTATTCAGCCGGACTGATCTCGACGCCCTGATGGCCAAATATAAAGTCGCTTGA
- a CDS encoding HU family DNA-binding protein, whose amino-acid sequence MTKRDLVVRIAAETGLSQQHVMAVVQKTLDYITESLVAGEDIEFRDFGVFEVITRKSRIGRNPHKPEDTVIIPARRVVKFKPGKEMKARVLRN is encoded by the coding sequence ATGACAAAGCGAGATTTGGTCGTTCGTATTGCTGCGGAAACCGGATTATCCCAGCAACATGTTATGGCGGTCGTCCAAAAGACGCTCGACTACATCACCGAGAGCCTCGTTGCCGGTGAGGACATCGAGTTCCGGGACTTTGGCGTGTTTGAGGTCATCACCCGGAAGTCCCGCATCGGACGGAATCCCCACAAGCCGGAAGACACAGTCATCATTCCTGCACGCCGGGTGGTCAAGTTCAAGCCAGGCAAGGAAATGAAGGCGCGTGTCCTGCGAAACTAG
- a CDS encoding carbohydrate-binding family 9-like protein, producing the protein MRVKMGWTRDALYVYAEIEDVDIFNPEKRFNEPSFLMGDVFEIFLRPCNQESYVEIHVTPENQKLQLRIPSAHEFAEPRTKPGIPPEWLIAQPVIASRVRVNSTAKRWEVAVEIPFSMICEVFLPRSGDRWRFSFSRYDYTRGREKPVLSSTSPHAMLNFHRQAEWGVLRFA; encoded by the coding sequence ATGCGAGTGAAAATGGGGTGGACCCGCGATGCGTTGTATGTCTATGCCGAAATTGAGGATGTTGACATCTTCAATCCCGAGAAGCGGTTCAATGAGCCTTCATTTCTTATGGGTGACGTTTTCGAGATATTTCTGCGTCCCTGTAACCAGGAGTCATATGTCGAGATCCATGTGACGCCAGAGAACCAGAAACTCCAGTTGCGCATTCCCTCTGCACATGAGTTTGCAGAACCCCGTACCAAGCCTGGCATTCCGCCGGAGTGGCTTATCGCCCAACCCGTTATCGCGAGCCGCGTTCGGGTGAATTCAACCGCCAAACGGTGGGAAGTTGCCGTGGAGATCCCGTTCTCCATGATCTGTGAGGTATTCCTTCCGCGTTCCGGTGACCGGTGGCGGTTCTCGTTTAGTCGATACGACTACACTCGCGGTCGTGAAAAGCCGGTGTTGTCCTCCACCTCGCCGCATGCCATGTTGAACTTTCATCGGCAGGCGGAGTGGGGCGTGTTACGGTTTGCATGA
- a CDS encoding SGNH/GDSL hydrolase family protein: protein MIRVNDHILFQGDSITNAFRKPEELCNAYQLGSGYAMIVASQLLARRPKDNLRFTNRGVSGEGVAGLQQRWQVDCLDLQPDILSILVGINDAGPTKSCPHTSLEEYEQRYRALLARTRTMLPSVRLVLCEPFALHVGSVNDRILNDVVARGAIVRKLAAETSAVLVPLQTVFADALKLAPAEFWSFDGIHPNAQGHWLIAEAWLQAVTSVRRRADGNPSSGGEA, encoded by the coding sequence ATGATTCGAGTTAACGACCATATATTATTTCAAGGTGATTCCATCACCAACGCCTTCCGCAAGCCGGAAGAGTTGTGCAATGCGTACCAGTTGGGATCGGGCTACGCGATGATAGTGGCGTCGCAATTGCTGGCCAGGCGACCAAAAGACAACCTCCGGTTCACCAACCGTGGAGTAAGTGGGGAAGGGGTCGCGGGGTTGCAGCAACGGTGGCAGGTTGACTGCTTGGATCTGCAGCCTGACATTCTCAGTATTCTTGTCGGTATCAACGATGCCGGGCCTACAAAGTCATGCCCTCACACGTCGCTGGAGGAATACGAGCAACGCTACAGGGCTTTGCTGGCTCGGACTCGAACCATGTTGCCTTCGGTAAGACTGGTTCTGTGCGAGCCATTTGCGCTTCATGTAGGTTCTGTGAATGACAGAATTCTGAATGATGTAGTGGCTCGTGGTGCGATCGTACGCAAACTTGCGGCGGAGACTAGTGCGGTCCTTGTGCCGCTTCAAACGGTGTTTGCCGACGCATTGAAACTGGCACCTGCTGAATTTTGGTCGTTTGATGGCATCCATCCCAACGCCCAAGGCCACTGGCTCATTGCTGAGGCATGGCTGCAGGCAGTCACATCCGTGAGACGAAGGGCTGACGGCAACCCTTCGTCTGGGGGTGAGGCGTGA
- a CDS encoding alpha-L-fucosidase — protein sequence MKQNLKVFSELRYGLFIHYGLYSLLGRGEWAWNREEIPSADYRAFANRFTAEKFDADGLCDLAVRAGMRYVVLTTMHHEGFRLYDSVLSDFSTANTAAQRDLVAELVTAARKRGLRIGLYHSLNNWHDQPDAVAALEDKAAYAKFMEGTFARVFELVTKFNPIDVLWYDGWWPFNAEGWQAERMNAMVREIQPHILFNGRNGLPGDFATPEGHMGAPNPWRPWEACMTLNNSWGYHPGDHDWKSPGQVVDLLASAAQGCGNLLLNIGPRGDGSVPEESVRVLESVGDWLKRCGGEAIYDSELFTFDLQERGEHRGDWAFHGPFTVRKNNLYWIIRRWPGGELTFGGLQAKVRNVQVLGEASRPVAFRQEGTRVILSGLPDMPPDSLCPVFRIECDRPPSLYQSGGLRIPKVPHPHYDPCPSDIKH from the coding sequence ATGAAACAGAACTTAAAGGTATTTTCAGAGTTGAGGTACGGGTTGTTCATCCACTACGGCCTCTATAGCCTTTTAGGTCGGGGTGAGTGGGCTTGGAATCGCGAGGAGATTCCCTCGGCGGACTATAGAGCCTTTGCAAATCGTTTCACGGCGGAGAAGTTTGATGCCGATGGATTGTGTGATCTCGCTGTGCGGGCCGGTATGCGTTATGTGGTGCTAACCACAATGCATCATGAGGGGTTTCGTCTATATGATTCCGTACTGAGTGATTTCAGTACGGCTAATACTGCCGCTCAGCGCGACTTGGTGGCGGAACTTGTAACGGCAGCCCGTAAGCGCGGACTGCGTATAGGACTCTACCACAGCCTTAACAATTGGCACGACCAACCGGATGCAGTGGCCGCACTGGAAGATAAGGCCGCTTATGCGAAGTTTATGGAGGGAACGTTTGCTCGCGTTTTCGAACTGGTTACGAAGTTCAACCCCATCGATGTGCTCTGGTACGACGGTTGGTGGCCGTTCAACGCCGAGGGGTGGCAGGCGGAGCGCATGAATGCCATGGTCCGTGAGATTCAGCCGCACATCCTGTTCAACGGGCGCAATGGTTTGCCGGGTGACTTCGCCACGCCGGAGGGCCATATGGGTGCCCCCAATCCATGGCGGCCCTGGGAGGCCTGCATGACCTTGAACAATAGCTGGGGCTATCACCCCGGTGATCATGATTGGAAGTCCCCCGGCCAAGTTGTGGATCTGCTTGCTTCGGCGGCTCAAGGTTGTGGTAATCTTCTGCTCAATATCGGGCCACGTGGTGATGGCTCCGTCCCGGAAGAATCAGTGCGGGTTTTGGAGTCCGTTGGGGACTGGCTGAAACGTTGCGGGGGTGAGGCTATCTATGACTCCGAATTGTTTACCTTTGACCTGCAGGAGCGCGGAGAGCATCGGGGCGACTGGGCATTTCACGGCCCCTTCACCGTGCGAAAGAACAACCTGTATTGGATCATCCGGCGCTGGCCTGGAGGTGAACTGACCTTTGGCGGTTTGCAGGCTAAAGTGCGCAATGTGCAAGTGCTGGGTGAAGCCAGTCGACCGGTGGCCTTTCGGCAGGAAGGGACGAGGGTGATTTTAAGCGGGTTGCCGGACATGCCTCCCGACTCGCTCTGTCCTGTATTTCGGATTGAGTGTGACCGACCTCCGTCTTTGTATCAAAGTGGAGGATTGCGCATTCCAAAGGTTCCTCATCCGCATTACGACCCATGTCCGTCGGACATCAAACATTGA
- a CDS encoding MFS transporter yields MTTHNTAPIPENAHMPLADPALDAYYADKKLMWRNVTLIGICNIGWGVADTLVMPLVLMRLLDLGVRENIQGTISSVNGWALSFMVMYFSWKSDHTVTRFGRRRPWYFVSAPFIIGAMALFPVFNEARWVAILVGLVIVKMIFMDIVASTFSLLGIDCVRRDVLARANSVLGAAGGLVGFVIMQLAGRIIAVSEWFPFAVGAVIMTLTTLCAFGIKEPPIRHPTTEKFKIWSTFKVAALDKRIFWLMGGVALINSYLVMNSTWLWFWAKETLQLARGDIYQALSWAGLLSLVLAYPIGWIIDRWGGFRVVLLFWAGQVACFLWAMQVHDKTSLIILSLAMTVIGPLYAGADIMVYKSAPRQDIGSITSTNSCIRNAYRATLGFISGWAIYFCGHNYRVGFVMGIVMSTLAVMFFVIYRRLMHEQMGGNHIEH; encoded by the coding sequence ATGACCACACATAACACAGCGCCCATACCCGAAAATGCGCATATGCCGTTGGCGGATCCTGCATTGGATGCCTACTACGCCGACAAGAAGCTGATGTGGCGCAACGTGACCCTGATCGGGATCTGCAACATTGGTTGGGGGGTAGCGGATACGCTGGTGATGCCATTAGTGCTGATGCGGCTGTTGGATTTGGGTGTGCGGGAGAATATTCAGGGAACTATCAGCTCGGTCAATGGCTGGGCTTTGAGTTTTATGGTAATGTATTTCTCCTGGAAGAGCGATCACACCGTGACCCGCTTTGGGCGCCGCAGGCCTTGGTACTTCGTGTCCGCACCTTTCATCATTGGCGCGATGGCCTTGTTCCCAGTGTTCAATGAAGCGCGCTGGGTGGCAATCCTGGTGGGGCTGGTCATTGTGAAGATGATCTTCATGGATATTGTAGCCAGCACTTTTTCGCTGCTTGGCATTGATTGCGTGAGGCGCGATGTGCTGGCCCGGGCCAATTCAGTTCTCGGCGCCGCCGGTGGTCTGGTAGGTTTCGTTATTATGCAGTTGGCGGGGCGCATCATTGCGGTGTCCGAATGGTTTCCCTTTGCGGTGGGGGCGGTGATCATGACGTTGACCACGCTCTGTGCTTTCGGGATCAAGGAACCACCGATCCGGCATCCAACCACTGAAAAATTCAAGATCTGGTCCACCTTCAAGGTGGCGGCGCTCGATAAGCGGATATTCTGGCTAATGGGCGGCGTGGCCCTGATCAACAGTTATCTGGTCATGAATAGTACATGGCTCTGGTTCTGGGCAAAAGAGACCCTGCAATTAGCGCGAGGGGATATCTACCAAGCATTGTCATGGGCCGGGTTGTTGAGTCTTGTGCTGGCCTACCCCATCGGCTGGATTATCGACCGTTGGGGCGGGTTCCGTGTTGTGTTGCTGTTCTGGGCGGGTCAGGTGGCCTGTTTCCTATGGGCGATGCAGGTGCATGACAAGACCAGTTTGATCATTCTGTCACTGGCGATGACCGTCATCGGACCGTTATATGCGGGGGCCGACATCATGGTATACAAGAGTGCGCCGCGGCAGGATATCGGTTCGATCACCTCCACCAATTCCTGCATTCGCAACGCCTATCGTGCCACGCTCGGATTTATATCAGGTTGGGCGATCTACTTCTGCGGTCACAACTATCGGGTCGGCTTCGTCATGGGTATTGTGATGAGTACGCTGGCGGTAATGTTTTTTGTTATTTATCGGCGGCTCATGCATGAACAAATGGGTGGCAATCATATCGAACATTGA
- a CDS encoding family 20 glycosylhydrolase, with protein MDKPFLGFHYDIARGNYLKPEMFCQALRLSAQSGYTHFLPYLENMIHLPSMERACPSCAYTAGDWSKFEDVARKTGIELVPHFNVIGHTELISPAYPELCSEAGHDGRPDIDVESDASREWMLRCLGEFCDISHSQYFLIGGDEWQPSNRQLARPGFDVAKVWGNRINAAVDCLVKRGRRPIVWHDMLMHFPEARQQLSRQAVVALWFYDVDSDYAALSTFKALGFKTLMASTVFSGGVAGSALSHRSVNALKKARESVNRHHGDGLIVTSWEECRWELQEFNIAMGAKVLEGGEPPAEIVDVLSLQGAWSKIPTETVQARQWKAEIEALLKCSAWDAAPEMRRVIRAQIQGNVQDSIASYERYHFSQGNGFKRASTQQFCPAGYDEVIKPLAPVPANDFGLKVISGGPCGDILQFVNGAESFEVYPKFGASLQDWQRAGEVIIAETMGSFVTRGMQPGGYRSYSASGGLRLIWAMGVHSNPCILWQYPWEWTMLEQTPDVVCVELKLDLPHGVFAIRISIARGKTGFVYEASCINKLEHAYGAFNFNFPCSYTLQDLGEMELEWEKDGVHCEVTVAERAENAFWIPAQGSLSLRKPGWVLRIDADPAQTAGYFIDWGANFITPDLHGVYRPLKVADRCDVRWTFGNHNDHT; from the coding sequence ATGGATAAACCATTTCTCGGCTTTCATTATGACATTGCGCGCGGCAACTATTTAAAACCGGAGATGTTCTGCCAAGCCTTGCGACTTTCGGCCCAATCGGGCTACACGCATTTCCTGCCTTATTTGGAGAACATGATTCATTTGCCCTCCATGGAGCGGGCTTGCCCGAGTTGTGCGTATACGGCTGGGGATTGGTCAAAATTCGAGGATGTGGCACGGAAGACGGGGATCGAACTCGTTCCTCATTTCAATGTGATCGGGCATACGGAGTTGATCAGTCCGGCTTACCCGGAATTATGCAGCGAAGCCGGCCATGACGGGCGCCCGGATATCGATGTGGAGAGTGATGCCTCCCGTGAGTGGATGCTGCGATGTCTCGGAGAATTCTGCGACATTTCCCATAGCCAATATTTCCTGATTGGGGGTGATGAGTGGCAGCCATCAAACCGGCAACTTGCCCGTCCCGGATTCGATGTGGCCAAGGTCTGGGGCAACCGGATCAATGCCGCCGTGGATTGTCTGGTCAAGCGGGGACGCCGGCCGATTGTCTGGCATGACATGCTGATGCATTTTCCTGAGGCGCGGCAGCAGCTTTCGCGCCAGGCGGTGGTGGCCTTGTGGTTTTATGATGTTGACTCGGACTATGCTGCGCTCAGCACATTCAAGGCGTTGGGCTTCAAGACGCTCATGGCTTCGACGGTTTTCAGTGGCGGGGTGGCTGGCTCGGCACTCAGCCACCGTAGCGTCAACGCATTAAAAAAGGCCAGGGAGTCCGTCAATCGGCATCACGGCGATGGCCTGATTGTGACGAGTTGGGAGGAGTGCCGGTGGGAATTGCAGGAATTCAATATTGCCATGGGGGCGAAAGTGCTGGAGGGAGGCGAGCCGCCTGCAGAAATTGTAGACGTTCTATCTTTGCAGGGTGCTTGGTCAAAGATCCCCACCGAAACCGTTCAGGCCCGACAGTGGAAGGCTGAGATCGAAGCTTTGTTGAAATGCTCAGCCTGGGATGCCGCCCCCGAGATGCGTCGTGTCATACGAGCCCAGATCCAGGGAAACGTGCAGGATAGTATAGCCTCATATGAACGATATCATTTTTCGCAAGGAAACGGTTTCAAGCGGGCCTCGACGCAGCAATTCTGTCCAGCAGGATATGATGAAGTTATCAAGCCCTTGGCGCCTGTCCCTGCGAACGATTTTGGCTTGAAGGTGATCAGTGGCGGTCCGTGCGGTGATATTCTGCAGTTTGTGAACGGAGCGGAAAGTTTTGAGGTATATCCCAAGTTTGGCGCAAGTCTCCAAGACTGGCAGCGGGCGGGGGAGGTTATCATTGCCGAGACCATGGGGAGTTTTGTGACGCGTGGGATGCAGCCCGGTGGCTATCGTAGTTACTCGGCCTCGGGTGGCTTGAGGCTGATCTGGGCTATGGGCGTACACAGCAATCCTTGTATTCTCTGGCAGTACCCGTGGGAATGGACAATGCTTGAACAAACACCGGATGTGGTTTGCGTGGAGTTGAAGCTGGATCTTCCGCATGGTGTATTCGCAATTAGAATCTCAATCGCGAGGGGGAAAACGGGGTTTGTTTATGAGGCCTCCTGCATCAACAAACTGGAGCACGCCTATGGAGCATTCAATTTTAACTTTCCTTGTTCTTACACCCTCCAGGATCTTGGTGAAATGGAATTAGAATGGGAAAAGGATGGCGTGCATTGCGAGGTAACCGTGGCCGAAAGGGCGGAAAACGCCTTCTGGATTCCCGCGCAGGGCTCTTTATCACTTCGTAAGCCGGGCTGGGTCTTGCGCATCGATGCCGATCCGGCGCAGACGGCGGGCTACTTTATCGATTGGGGGGCTAACTTCATTACGCCGGATCTTCATGGGGTATATCGCCCTTTGAAAGTGGCCGACAGGTGCGATGTTCGATGGACTTTTGGAAATCACAATGACCACACATAA